The following proteins are co-located in the Mus pahari chromosome 14, PAHARI_EIJ_v1.1, whole genome shotgun sequence genome:
- the Hcrt gene encoding orexin has protein sequence MNFPSTKVPWAAVTLLLLLLLPPALLSLGVDAQPLPDCCRQKTCSCRLYELLHGAGNHAAGILTLGKRRPGPPGLQGRLQRLLQANGNHAAGILTMGRRAGAELEPRPCPGRGCPTITTTALAPRGGSGV, from the exons ATGAACTTTCCTTCTACAAAG GTTCCCTGGGCCGCCGtgacgctgctgctgctgctactgctaccGCCGGCGCTGCTGTCGCTTGGTGTGGACGCACAGCCTCTGCCCGACTGCTGTCGCCAGAAGACATGTTCCTGCCGTCTCTATGAACTGTTGCACGGAGCTGGCAACCACGCTGCGGGCATCCTGACTCTGGGAAAGCGGCGGCCTGGACCCCCAGGCCTCCAGGGACGGCTGCAGCGCCTCCTTCAGGCCAACGGTAACCACGCAGCTGGCATCCTGACCATGGGCCGCCGCGCAGGCGCAGAGCTAGAGCCACGTCCCTGCCCTGGTCGCGGCTGTCCGACAATAACCACCACCGCTTTAGCGCCCCGGGGAGGGTCCGGAGTCTGA
- the Ghdc gene encoding GH3 domain-containing protein, giving the protein MLLLWLLLLLLLLLLLLLVPLLALLWPQRSRGARSCWLISLQHRVAWGVLGWAAAWQQRRLDRSTLTVGQSQQQALMWCLKKAQGSCSLPRENTDMRTFRNHLPLTQTSHTQEKESEEKLPSPTFLQYHGDASLQATLLGLITLKKAYPEVLAPGSTACVTPTSPWPCSVPWLGHALGRVSPSGAKDPRTLLLEALTSPGLRVLEARTAVELLDVFVGLEADGEELAEAIAAGILGTLLPRRAAELKEALEQGSRGLALRLWPKLQVVVTLDSGGQAEAVAALRVLWCQGLAFFSPAYAASGGVVALNLWPEQPQGSYLLPPGVPFIELLPIKEGTQEEAASTLLLPDAQREKEYELVLTDHTSLTRCRLGDVVQVVGTYNQCPVVRFTCRLGQTLSVRGEVTDETVFSVALAQAVGQWPGAKLLDHVCVESSILDSCEGSAPHYEVFVELRGLRNLSEESRDKLDHCLQEVSPQYKSLRYWGSVGPAKVHLVRPGSFRVLREALAACSSSSCRPPEMPRVIRLRRLAQLLQKRVIS; this is encoded by the exons ATGcttctgctgtggctgctgctgctgctgctgctgcttctgctgctgctcctcgTGCCCCTGCTGGCCCTGCTTTGGCCGCAGAGGTCTCGGGGTGCCAGGTCATGCTGGCTGATCAGTCTCCAGCACCGAGTGGCCTGGGGGGTGCTGGGCTGGGCAGCCGCCTGGCAGCAGCGGAGACTAGATCGGAGCACGTTGACTGTGGGCCAGAGCCAGCAGCAGGCCCTCATGTGGTGTCTGAAGAAAGCCCAGGGCTCCTGCTCTCTCCCCAGGGAGAACACAG ACATGAGAACCTTCCGGAATCATCTTCCACTGACCCAAACCAGCCACACCCaggagaaagaaagtgaagagaagCTCCCGTCCCCTACCTTCCTCCAGTACCATGGAGATGCCTCTTTGCAG gCCACCCTGCTGGGTCTAATAACTCTAAAGAAGGCCTACCCAGAAGTGCTGGCTCCGGGAAGTACTGCCTGTGTGACCCCTACATCGCCATGGCCCTGCTCTGTCCCCTGGCTTGGGCACGCCCTGGGCCGGGTAAGCCCCAGTGGAGCCAAGGACCCCCGGACCCTGCTGCTGGAGGCGTTGACATCCCCGGGGCTGAGGGTACTTGAGGCAAGGACTGCAGTGGAGCTCCTGGATGTCTTTGTGGGCTTGGAGGCTGATGGTGAAGAACTGGCTGAGGCCATAGCAGCTGGGATTCTGGGAACGCTTCTCCCCAGACGAGCCGCTGAGCTGAAGGAGGCCCTAGAGCAGGGATCCCGAGGATTGGCCCTCCGGCTCTGGCCAAAGCTGCAGGTGGTGGTGACTCTGGACTCAGGAGGACAGGCAGAAGCTGTGGCTGCCCTTAGGGTCCTGTGGTGCCAAGGGCTAGCCTTCTTCTCGCCTGCTTATGCTGCCTCAGGAG GAGTGGTGGCCCTAAACCTGTGGCCAGAGCAACCCCAAGGATCCTATCTTCTGCCCCCTGGAGTCCCCTTTATTGAGCTGCTTCCAATCAAGGAAGGAACCCAAGAGGAGGCAGCCTCCACTCTCCTCCTTCCTGATGCCCAAAGGGAGAAAGAGTATGAGTTAGTGTTGACTGACCACACCAGCCTGACCAG GTGCCGCCTGGGTGACGTGGTCCAGGTGGTCGGTACCTACAATCAGTGTCCCGTGGTCAGGTTCACCTGCAG gttggggCAAACCCTGAGTGTTCGAGGAGAAGTTACTGATGAGACTGTATTCTCTGTGGCCCTGGCCCAAGCAGTGGGGCAGTGGCCAGGGGCCAAGCTGTTGGACCATGTCTGTGTGGAGAGCAGCATTCTGG ACTCCTGTGAGGGCTCCGCCCCACACTACGAAGTGTTTGTAGAGCTGAGGGGGTTGAGGAATCTGTCGGAGGAAAGTCGAGACAAG CTTGACCACTGCCTTCAGGAGGTCTCCCCTCAGTACAAGTCCTTGCGGTATTGGGGCAGTGTGGGTCCTGCCAAAGTCCATCTGGTGAGGCCAGGGAGCTTCAGAGTTCTCCGGGAAGCACTGGCagcctgctcttcctcctcctgccgcCCTCCTGAAATGCctcgggtcatcaggctcagGCGCCTGGCCCAACTCCTGCAGAAGAGAGTGATATCTTAA
- the Stat5b gene encoding signal transducer and activator of transcription 5B isoform X3: MELVRCIRHILYNEQRLVREANNGSSPAGSLADAMSQKHLQINQTFEELRLITQDTENELKKLQQTQEYFIIQYQESLRIQAQFAQLGQLNPQERMSRETALQQKQVSLETWLQREAQTLQQYRVELAEKHQKTLQLLRKQQTIILDDELIQWKRRQQLAGNGGPPEGSLDVLQSWCEKLAEIIWQNRQQIRRAEHLCQQLPIPGPVEEMLAEVNATITDIISALVTSTFIIEKQPPQVLKTQTKFAATVRLLVGGKLNVHMNPPQVKATIISEQQAKSLLKNENTRNDYSGEILNNCCVMEYHQATGTLSAHFRNMSLKRIKRSDRRGAESVTEEKFTILFDSQFSVGGNELVFQVKTLSLPVVVIVHGSQDNNATATVLWDNAFAEPGRVPFAVPDKVLWPQLCEALNMKFKAEVQSNRGLTKENLVFLAQKLFNISSDHLEDYNSMSVSWSQFNRENLPGRNYTFWQWFDGVMEVLKKHLKPHWNDGAILGFVNKQQAHDLLINKPDGTFLLRFSDSEIGGITIAWKFDSQERMFWNLMPFTTRDFSIRSLADRLGDLNYLIYVFPDRPKDEVYSKYYTPVPCEPATAKAADGYVKPQIKQVVPEFANASTDAGSGATYMDQAPSPVVCPQAHYNMYPPNPDSVLDTDGDFDLEDTMDVARRVEELLGRPMDSQWIPHAQS; this comes from the exons AAGCTCTCCAGCTGGAAGTCTTGCTGACGCCATGTCCCAGAAGCACCTTCAGATCAACCAAACGTTTGAGGAGCTGCGCCTGATCACACAGGACACGGAGAACGAGCTGAAGAAGCTGCAGCAGACCCAAGAGTACTTCATCATCCAGTACCAGGAGAGCCTGCGGATCCAGG cTCAGTTTGCCCAGCTGGGCCAGCTGAACCCCCAGGAGCGCATGAGCAGGGAGACGGCCCTTCAGCAGAAGCAAGTGTCCCTGGAGACCTGGCTGCAGCGAGAGGCACAGACACTGCAGCAGTACCGAGTG GAGctggctgagaagcaccagaAGACCCTGCAGCTGCTGCGGAAGCAGCAGACAATCATCCTGGATGACGAGCTGATCCAGTGGAAGCGGAGGCAGCAGCTGGCCGGGAACGGGGGTCCCCCCGAAGGCAGCCTGGATGTGCTGCAGTCCTG GTGTGAGAAGCTGGCCGAGATCATCTGGCAGAACCGGCAGCAGATCCGCAGGGCTGAGCACCTGTGCCAGCAGCTGCCCATCCCAGGCCCCGTGGAGGAGATGCTGGCTGAGGTCAACGCCACCATCACGGACATCATCTCAGCCCTGGTCACCAG CACNTTCATCATCGAGAAGCAGCCTCCTCAGGTCCTGAAGACCCAGACCAAGTTTGCGGCCACCGTGCGCCTGCTGGTGGGTGGGAAGCTGAATGTGCACATGAACCCCCCGCAGGTGAAGGCGACCATCATCAGTGAGCAGCAGGCCAAGTCCCTGCTCAAGAATGAGAACACCCGCAA TGATTACAGCGGCGAGATCCTGAACAACTGTTGTGTCATGGAGTACCACCAGGCCACAGGCACTCTCAGCGCCCACTTCAGAAACATG TCCCTGAAACGAATCAAGAGGTCTGACCGCCGTGGTGCAGAGTCAGTAACAGAAGAGAAGTTCACAATCCTGTTTGACTCACAGTTCAGCGTCGGTGGAAATGAGCTGGTCTTTCAAGTCAAG ACCTTGTCACTCCCGGTGGTGGTGATTGTTCACGGCAGCCAGGACAACAATGCCACAGCTACTGTCCTCTGGGACAACGCTTTTGCAGAGCCT ggCAGGGTGCCATTTGCCGTGCCCGACAAGGTGCTGTGGCCGCAGCTGTGCGAAGCGCTCAACATGAAATTCAAGGCTGAAGTACAGAGCAACCGGGGCTTGACCAAGGAGAACCTGGTGTTCCTGGCACAGAAACTGTTCAACATCAGCAGCGACCACCTTGAGGACTACAACAGCATGTCCGTGTCCTGGTCCCAGTTCAACCGG GAGAACTTGCCAGGACGGAATTACACTTTCTGGCAGTGGTTTGACGGCGTGATGGAAGTATTGAAAAAACATCTCAAGCCTCACTGGAATGATGG GGCCATCTTGGGTTTTGTGAACAAACAACAGGCCCACGACCTGCTCATCAACAAGCCGGATGGGACCTTCCTGCTGCGCTTCAGCGACTCGGAGATCGGGGGCATCACCATTGCTTGGAAGTTTGACTCTC AGGAGAGAATGTTTTGGAATCTGATGCCTTTTACCACTAGAGACTTCTCTATCCGGTCCCTCGCTGACCGCCTGGGGGACCTGAATTACCTCATATACGTGTTTCCTGATCGGCCAAAGGATGAAGTATATTCTAAGTACTACACACCGGTCCCATGTGAGCCCGCAACCG CAAAAGCAGCTGACGGATACGTGAAGCCACAGATCAAGCAAGTGGTCCCCGA GTTTGCTAATGCATCCACAGATGCCGGGAGTGGCGCCACCTATATGGACCAGGCTCCTTCCCCAGTCGTGTGCCCTCAGGCTCACTACAACATGTATCCACCCAA CCCGGACTCCGTCCTTGATACCGATGGGGACTTCGATCTGGAAGACACGATGGACGTGGCACGGCGCGTGGAAGAGCTCTTAGGCCGGCCCATGGACAGTCAGTGGATCCCTCACGCACAATCATGA